The Actinocatenispora sera genome has a window encoding:
- a CDS encoding phosphotransferase family protein, which translates to MEQGSRAEAAAFLADVPGAAATLEPLTGGAWSSAWAYRSGGAELVVRFGREISWYQADRAAVRFAGPDLPVPPVRQVGTTGEGRAFAVSERRYGRFLEDTSVEEAAALEPTLTRLLIALYRAPADPDAPVVWHQPDASPASWREYLRAGLVDDPDNLVHGWSAALADDPELAALSRAVADRVTALAEACPERRDLVHGDLLHGNVLLSPDASRVMAVLSWKCSVRGDFLYDAAWCSFWAPFLPGIAAVDPLPGLLSDPAVTAEHGALVDAAQRHHCYELYIGFTHLGWNVWTGDRATLTATARRLAEVLDRGPVRLPAQP; encoded by the coding sequence GTGGAGCAGGGGAGCAGGGCCGAGGCGGCGGCGTTTCTCGCCGACGTGCCCGGGGCGGCGGCCACACTGGAACCGTTGACCGGCGGCGCCTGGTCGTCGGCCTGGGCGTACCGGTCCGGCGGCGCGGAGCTGGTCGTCCGGTTCGGCCGGGAGATCTCCTGGTACCAGGCGGATCGCGCGGCGGTCCGGTTCGCCGGCCCGGACCTGCCGGTGCCGCCGGTGCGGCAGGTCGGTACCACCGGAGAAGGTCGGGCGTTCGCGGTGTCGGAACGCCGGTACGGGCGGTTCCTCGAAGACACCTCGGTCGAGGAGGCCGCCGCCCTCGAACCGACGCTGACCCGGCTGCTGATCGCGCTGTACCGGGCGCCGGCCGATCCGGACGCGCCGGTGGTCTGGCACCAGCCGGACGCGTCTCCGGCGAGCTGGCGCGAGTACCTGCGCGCCGGTCTCGTCGACGATCCGGACAACCTGGTGCACGGCTGGAGCGCCGCGCTCGCCGACGACCCCGAGCTGGCCGCGCTGTCGAGAGCGGTCGCCGACCGGGTGACCGCGCTGGCCGAGGCGTGCCCGGAGCGGCGCGACCTGGTACACGGGGACCTGTTGCACGGCAACGTGTTGCTGTCGCCGGACGCGAGCAGGGTGATGGCGGTGCTGTCCTGGAAATGCTCGGTGCGCGGCGACTTCCTCTACGACGCCGCGTGGTGCAGCTTCTGGGCGCCGTTCCTTCCGGGCATCGCCGCGGTGGATCCGTTGCCCGGCCTGCTTTCCGACCCCGCCGTCACCGCCGAGCACGGTGCGCTGGTCGACGCCGCGCAGCGGCATCACTGCTACGAGTTGTACATCGGGTTCACCCATCTCGGCTGGAACGTGTGGACCGGCGACCGGGCCACCCTGACCGCGACCGCGCGACGCCTCGCGGAGGTGCTCGACCGCGGCCCGGTCCGGCTGCCCGCCCAACCCTGA